One part of the Paramormyrops kingsleyae isolate MSU_618 chromosome 2, PKINGS_0.4, whole genome shotgun sequence genome encodes these proteins:
- the ela3l gene encoding elastase 3 like, producing the protein MIPIVLVSIFFASAYGCGRPPVEPVVTRVVNGVDARPYSWPWQISLQYLKDDEWRHTCGGSLIATNWVMTAAHCINTKLTYRVYVGKYNLAVEEPGSYAIAAEKLIVNEKWNPLLVALGNDIALIKLSEHVTLSDQIQLGCIPPAGSILPNAYPCYITGWGRLYTNGPIADKLQQALMPVVDHAICSQPDWWGVAVRTTMVCAGGDGIVAGCNGDSGGPLNCKNADGVWEVHGITSFVSGLGCNYEKKPTVFSRVSAYNSWIDQVMTQN; encoded by the exons ATGATCCCAATCGTGCTAGTATCCATCTTCTTTGCCAGCG CCTATGGGTGCGGCCGTCCCCCAGTTGAACCAGTTGTCACTCGTGTGGTCAATGGTGTGGATGCTCGTCCCTACAGTTGGCCTTGGCAG ATCTCACTGCAATACTTGAAAGACGATGAGTGGAGACACACTTGCGGAGGATCTCTGATTGCCACCAACTGGGTTATGACTGCTGCTCACTGCATTAA CACCAAGCTGACCTACAGGGTGTATGTTGGCAAGTACAACCTGGCTGTGGAAGAACCTGGTTCCTATGCCATCGCAGCCGAGAAGCTGATTGTGAATGAGAAGTGgaaccccctgctggtcgcccTGGG TAATGACATCGCCCTGATCAAGCTGTCGGAGCATGTGACTCTGAGTGACCAGATTCAGCTTGGGTGCATCCCACCTGCTGGGTCTATCCTGCCTAATGCCTACCCCTGCTACATCACCGGCTGGGGCAGACTCTACA CCAACGGTCCCATTGCCGATAAGCTGCAGCAGGCTCTGATGCCAGTGGTGGATCACGCCATCTGCTCTCAGCCTGACTGGTGGGGTGTCGCAGTCAGAACGACCATGGTGTGTGCTGGTGGAGATGGCATCGTCGCCGGCTGCAAT GGCGACTCCGGCGGCCCCCTGAACTGCAAGAACGCTGACGGCGTGTGGGAGGTGCACGGCATCACCAGCTTCGTCTCCGGCCTGGGATGCAACTATGAGAAAAAGCCCACAGTATTCAGCCGCGTCTCTGCTTACAACAGCTGGATCGACCAG GTTATGACGCAGAACTGA